GCCACCGCCTGGCGATAGCCGTTGTCATTGGCCAGCATGAAGGCGTTGCGGCCGAAGCGCACCACATCGGGCGACTTGCCGCACAGCGTCTGTGCCAGCGCGCGCGCGCCTTCGAGCGCCTTGCCGGGCTCGGTGAGGCGCGAGATCAGGCCCAGCGACTGCGCCTCCTGCGCGTCGAACGCGCGCCCGGTGAACAGCAGCTCGAACGCGCGGTGCCTGCCGACGATGCGCGGCAGATGGGTGAAGTGGATGGAAGGCAGCACGCCGGCATCGATCTCGGGGTAGCCGAAAGTCGCGTCCGACGACGCGACGACCATATCGCAGGAAATGGCAATCGTCATGCCGCCGCCGCGCGCGGTGCCCCCCACGGCAGCGATCGTGGGCTTGCCCATCCGGAACTGCACCTCGGTCATGCGCACGTACAGCAGGTCGAGCAGCGCGCGCACCTTCTGGTGCGCGCCGGTGTGCACGGCGGTCAGGTCCAGGCCCGCCGAGAAGCGGCCCGGCACCTGGCTGCCGATGATGACGGCACGCACCTCGGGATCATGCGACGCGCGCTCCAACGCCTCCAGGAAATCGCCCAGCAGGGCTTGCGTCAAGGCATTGACCGGCGGGTTGTTGAACAGGATTTCCGCAACCCGGTCATTCACTTCGTAGCTGAACAAAGACATTTCACTTCCTCCATTTCGTCATATCAATGGGACACGGCCGCGACCGCGCCCTGCTGCTGCAGCCGTGCAATCCGCTGCGCGTCATAGCCGAGCTCGCGCAGGATCTCTCGCGTGTGCTCGCCCAGCAGGGGCGCCGGGCGCGAGGCGGTGCGCGGCTGGTGCCGGAACTGTGCCGGATGGCCGATGTTTCGCACCCGCCCGAGCACGGGATGCTCCGTCTCGGCCATGATGGCGCGGGCCTGCACCTGCGGGTGGGCCAGGGCCTGGCCCAGCGTATGGATGGGCGAGCAGGGGACGCTGGCCTGCTCCAGGCAGACCAGCCACTGCGCCACCGTCCTGCGCTTCATCACGGGTTCGAGCAGCGCAACCACCTTCCCGTGGTTGGCCACGCGCAGGGCGTTGGTCGCGAAATCCGGATGATCGACCCAGTCCTGCAGCCCCGCCACGGCGCAAAAGCGCCGCCACTGCGCGTCGTTGCCCGCGCCCAGCATGATGGCGCCATCCGCTGCGTCGAACGCCTGATAGGGCACCATCGAGGGGTGGGCCGTGCCCATGGGCCTGGGGTTGGCGCCGGTCTGCCAATAGCTTTGCGCCATATAGGTCATGAAGCCCAGGGCGGTGTCGAGCAGCGACACCTCCAGGTACACGCCCTTGCCCGTGCGGCCGCGCTCGACCACCGCCGCCAGCACCCCGCTGAGCGCGTTCATCGCCGTGCCGATGTCCACGGGCGAAAAACTCGCGCGCGCATACTCCCCCCCGGGCTGGCCCATGGTGCTGAGCATGCCGCTGAAGGCCTGCAGCATCACGTCGTAGCCGGGGGCGTTGCCCAGGGGGCCGTTGCGCCCGTAGCCCGATATTTCGCAGTAGATCAGCCGGTCGTTCAGGGCGGACAGGGTCTCATGGTCCACCCCCAGCTTTTTCGCCGTGCCGCCGCCAAAGCCCTGCAGCACGATGTCGGCGCCCTCGACCAGGCGGTGGACGATTTCCCGGCCCTCCTGCGACTTCAGGTCCACCGCGATGCTGCGCTTGTTGTGGTTGACGGCGACGAAGACCGCCGACTGCCCCTGCGCCTGCGGCAGCCAGCGGCGCGTGTCGTCGCCGCCCACGGTCTCCACCTTGACCACATCGGCACCGTACTCGCCCAGGTACTGGCCGCACAGCGGCCCGGCCAGCACCTTGGTCAGATCGACCACCTTCATCCCCTGCAGCGGCTGCATGTGTTTCTCCTGCACTGCGCGCCTGGATCATTCCGCCTTGATGCCGATGGACAGCGCGGCATCGCGCCACCTCTTGGTCTCGCTGGCAAAAAAGGCATCGAGCTGCTCGGGCGCGACGTGCAGGTTCTCCACGCCGCGCGCCGCCACGCCTTGTTTGTATTCGGGGTCCTGCACCGCCCTGGATATCGCCTGGCGCAGCGCGGAGACGATCTCGGGCGGCG
This region of Alicycliphilus denitrificans K601 genomic DNA includes:
- a CDS encoding enoyl-CoA hydratase/isomerase family protein, with protein sequence MSLFSYEVNDRVAEILFNNPPVNALTQALLGDFLEALERASHDPEVRAVIIGSQVPGRFSAGLDLTAVHTGAHQKVRALLDLLYVRMTEVQFRMGKPTIAAVGGTARGGGMTIAISCDMVVASSDATFGYPEIDAGVLPSIHFTHLPRIVGRHRAFELLFTGRAFDAQEAQSLGLISRLTEPGKALEGARALAQTLCGKSPDVVRFGRNAFMLANDNGYRQAVAAAADSFCNVALTDAAREGIAAFVEKRKPMW
- a CDS encoding CaiB/BaiF CoA transferase family protein — encoded protein: MQPLQGMKVVDLTKVLAGPLCGQYLGEYGADVVKVETVGGDDTRRWLPQAQGQSAVFVAVNHNKRSIAVDLKSQEGREIVHRLVEGADIVLQGFGGGTAKKLGVDHETLSALNDRLIYCEISGYGRNGPLGNAPGYDVMLQAFSGMLSTMGQPGGEYARASFSPVDIGTAMNALSGVLAAVVERGRTGKGVYLEVSLLDTALGFMTYMAQSYWQTGANPRPMGTAHPSMVPYQAFDAADGAIMLGAGNDAQWRRFCAVAGLQDWVDHPDFATNALRVANHGKVVALLEPVMKRRTVAQWLVCLEQASVPCSPIHTLGQALAHPQVQARAIMAETEHPVLGRVRNIGHPAQFRHQPRTASRPAPLLGEHTREILRELGYDAQRIARLQQQGAVAAVSH